In Magallana gigas chromosome 1, xbMagGiga1.1, whole genome shotgun sequence, the sequence TTTTTATGGATTGAAGATGTAcccaatgaaatttcaaatttaacaattcCAACACTGGTTCGTTATATAGATAAAACAATATGTTCTGTTATTCCCAACTGTGAGCATGATGCTGAACTGTTTCAATTAGTGACTACATTACAAAGTCATTCTCATACTTCTTATTGCAGTAAAGGATTTAAGTCTTGTTGTAGATTTGGTTTTCCAAAACGAGAATGTGAAAAAACTTTTGTTGTTGGAAATTTGTCAGATAAAAATAAAGGAAAGTTTTACACAACAAAAAGAACAAGTAAAGATGTGATGATAAATTCATACAATCCTGATATATTAAGACACTGGAGAGCAAATATGGATATCCAGATGATTTGTAATGCTGAGGGTGCAGCATATTATGTGTGTAGCTATATTTGCAAGTCAGAGCCGGATGAGTTAAAAAATGCACTGGGTCAACTAATTCACAATGTCTTTAGAGAAAATCCTATTCCAAGGCATGAGCGGTTGTTGAAAATAGGACTCACAGTTTTGCGCCATAGACGATTGAGTTCCCAAGAAGCTGCTTACAGATTAAGCAATTTGAATTTGATTCATGTAACCAGGTGTTTTGTTTATCTGAATACAAGGCAACCAAGCAAAAGATACAGAATTTTGAAAAgtagaaaagaaattgaaattcttGATGACAATTCTACAGAAGTGtttcaaacaaatattattgattattatcattGTCGTCCTGTGGAATTAAGTGatatttgtttattcaaattttgttcCTGGTACAAGAAATGTAGCAATGAAATGCCTAAGAGAGTTTCTCTGTCTCGTATTTATATTGAAAAGTATGATGTGGTTATGAAGAAATGCAAGAAACCAAGTGTTGTACGATTTCCACATTTTCCTCCATCTTCAGatgatcatttttattcaatgttACTTTTATTATTGCCACACAAATCTGAAAATGAGCTTGTTGTTCCCTATTCCAACCCTAGAGAAGCATTCATTAACAAGAGACAGTTATTCAATACAAGCATTGATTTCATTAACTTTTCATTCACGGAACAAATCGAAAATACAATACGGAAGCTGAAATTGATGTCAGAGTTGTCTTGTAACTCTTCTTCTGAAAACACCAAAAATGacactttgttttctttgaataatGATCTtgtattagaaaaattattctttGCTGATGTGAATGAATCTGCGTCTTTAAATACAAGTaaaaatgcaacagaaatatttgatgatgaTTTGCATATGCACAGTTTTTCATGTTCAATGTCAATTGTTGAATTTCGAGAAAGTGTGAAAAGGTTGACACCATCCCAGTTGGAGGCATTTTGTTTTGTGAAatctaaatttgaaaaaaatgagttgccatttcatttatttttaacaggTGGAGCTGGTGTTGGTAAAACCTTTACTACAAAAGTTATTATTGCATACATCCAATTATTTTGTGCAAGAGTTTTAAATTCGAATTGTGTTCTTGTATGTGCTCCAACTGGAACAGCTGCAAATAATATAAATGGTCGTACGATTCATTCATTGTTACGAGTTCCTGTGGCACAGTTTTTGAATTATGCTGGTTTGTCTAGTTACACATTGAAACAAGTACgtaaagaatttgaaaatgtCCATTCAGTTGTCATTGATGAAGTAAGTATGGTCAGTGGTGACATGTTAACATTTATTAGCAGGCGTTTGTCAGAAATAAAAGATTGTGACCTTCCATTTGGGGGATGCAATATAATTGCTGTTGGAGATTTTTTTCAGTTGCGACCTGTGAAAGGAAATTTTGCATTCAAGAATGAGTTACTTTGGCATTTATTTCAACCAatgtttttaaaggaaaataacagacaaaattctgatttatcatattatttCCTTTTGAATAGAGTACGTATTGGTATGCCTGTAGAAAATGATATATCCTTTCTGAAAAGTAGATTACAATATGATGAAACCaagttttctaaatttttacatatttatccCACAAGACAGCAAGTAGAAATGTATAACAATAATCAGCTTAGTAAATTGGCAAATACTATCAGAATCTATGCAGATCATTTTTATGCATCAGAGGATGATAATTTCATGGGACAAGTTTTAAGTGATCATATTTCTTCTGATGATACTATTGCTGGAGGGTTAAGAAACTTGTTGATGGTGTCTGTTGGAGCAAGAGTTATGCTTATGAGGaatattaaaactgaaaatggTTTGGTTAATGGAGCTATTGGAACAATtgtgaatattattttttcaagtgAAAACAATAAGCCatcatgtatatatgtgaagatGATCCTAAAATTGGAAGAGTAATGATGAAACAAGAATCCTCTCTTCATAGTCCAGTTGCAATAGAACCATATGAGTATAAGTTTGTTTACAGAGGTAGACATGTTGTACGTTCACAGTTTCCTTTAATGTTATCTTGGGCGTGCACAATTCACAAAGTCCAAGGAATTTCTTTGAACTCAGCAGTTATTGATTTAGGTAGTACTGTGTTTGAATTTGGTATGGCATATGTTGCACTAAGCAGGGTAACTTCTAGCACAGGCTTGATTTTGATCAACTTTGATCCATCAAAAATAAAAGCTTCAGAAGATGTTATTGTGGAATATGAAAGGCTGaagaatattaataaataaatggttATTGTAAGTTTCAGTCATAACACTTTAAACAATGCTGAATTTAAGTtatttgaagtacatgtattgtcatttttattattgaattacatgaaaattgcaaaactttagtagaatcattttaattaattggGTACAATATTTGTGAATaaccaaaaatttttaaaaaacattttcactttACAAATATTTGTGCCAATTAGTTTTTCGAACAGAATTAAAATTGGGTTTTCAGAACTTTGCAGAAATTTTGTGATTATAAACATagcatatattaattttgtgtcAAATAATGCACTTTTGCATTTGCTGGTAAATGATTGAAGTCTGATTTATCAGGTTAAGATACATATATAGTGAGCTGGAATTTGTTGTTCTCGtttgtaaaaaatgttataatttctCTCTAGTCTCAAGAATCTTCAGATGAAACATTGACAGTTACGTTAAAGGttttgaagaaatcaaaagaACTTCAATCCTATTGCAACAAAACCTCAAACAGAACCATGCACTTTTTCAACGTAATTGGTGGGAATGGCACAGAAACATACAAAATTAGAATCTATCAAAAGGCAAGGTTTGACATGATCAAGGAGGGAATGAGCTTTAAATTCCAAAATGCACTGAAGAAAACTGGGAACGAACTATGGGTAACATCAAAAAGTATAATTGCATATGCAGCATCAGTGGAAACCAGTGAAGACATACAGGTACCAAATTTACCTGAGAATGCACCACAACAAGGAGAGCGAAAACTGCTTAAGGATGCTTTGCAGTCACCAGACAAATCGGAAGTTACTGGGAAGATATTCaaggtaataaaaacaataccaTATTGATTCCATTACTAACAAACATAACCAAATTgcacaattgttttttttattgaaaacaatctgtatattttcactattttgatacaaaaaatatttgcatataagAATTCTCTACAATGCTTTAACAAAGCATGTATACTTAAAGAATACAAAGTgtacttatatatattttaagaattaattccgtactttttatattttaggtTTCACCATTGAAGTATCGTCAGGAAGGTAGTTTAGCAGTGAAATCAATCATGATCAAAGACACCAGCAGTGTCGCCAAAGTTTGCTTATTCAACAAGAATGCTTTGAGTCCATTTAATGTTGGGGACACTGTTAAAGTCACAAATGTTTACCCAAAAGTGTTTCAAACAAGAAAACAGCTTACAACTTGCCCAACATCTTCCTGTGAGGTAATCTTAATAATAATGTCATAAATTAAacagatatttatataattacttcttttttttttaaacctgaaTTTAATAAGTTCTGTTTTTATCCTTAAGTTTGTTGCTGACAACAAAGTAAACCTTAGTGATGAAGATTTTGGTTTTGCGAACCTTGATCCAGATTTTTCGGAAGAACTGGAAAATACAACACCTGAAGAAATTGTTCTTACTGACTTCACTGATGTTGATGTTTACATCTGTTGTGACAACGCAGGTAAATTCATGAGAATTTTACAGGaagtttcaaaataataaataaggattttaatgaaataaactaACTCTCTGTGAAAAAGGTGTACCACATAGCAAAACGAGATAAATTCtggtaaaataattttatttatggattttttcagCTTGTcgacaaaaaaaatatgtagaagGAGAGTGCCCAGTATGCCAAAGGACCAGCAGCTCCAGTAAAACATTTCGTGTAAATTTTCTGTTCAAGCGAGGAGAGAAAAAAGATCTCAAGACAACTGTATTTAAAAGCATGcttgaaattattttacaagaaGAGTTGATAGGAGCTGATTCAAATGTTGATCATGAGGCTACCTATCAGATTTAAATCTTGCGTTAGTGCAAATAACATGTTTTacaatgttgaaaagtaaataGAAAATCAACATTGAATGCCAGAAACAAATTATGaatgtttggggttttttttgcaactggattttttaaatgatataattttttttatgatttaattcatAGCTTGCAATGTTAGAATGCCACTCATTTATGAGCAAGTTTTTTTATTGTCAGTACTAGGAAGTAGTTTTTTTGTGCTAGAAAGTggccattattttttatttcaaaacagtatGCTGTAGTACACGATTTGCATGATTTTGGTCATTAAGTATCTTAAGGTATCATATCACCATTAAATACCAGTAACCAAAAATGCATGTTCAAAACTGTTTTTATATTGCAACTGCATTTTTTAGCTGATGATTTCATTCATAGCTTGCATTGTTAATGTCTTTTTGCAACTTATTATAGATTAGGGTTGAGTTTTTTTACTGTTCTAGAAAATAGTCTTTTGTAAGAGAAAGTGGTTACATTTCGTGTAAATTTTCTGTTCAAGCGAGGAGAGAAAAAAGATCTCAAGACATCTGTATTTAAAAGCATGcttgaaattattttacaagaaGAGTTGATAGTTGATGACAAAGAGGAGCTGATTCAAATGTTGATCATGAGGCTACCTATCAGATTTAAATCTTGCGTTAGTGCAAATCACATGTTTTacaatgttgaaaagtaaataGAAAATCAACATTGAACACCAGAAACAAATTATgaatgtttggtttttttttgcaactggattttttaaatgatacaattttttttatgatttaattcatAGCTTGCAATGTTAGAATGCCACTCATTTATGAGCAAGTTTTTTTATTGTCAGTACTAGGAAGTAGTTTTTTGTGCTAGAAAGTggccattattttttatttcaaaacagtatGCTGTAGTACACGATTTGCATGATTTTGGTCATTAAGTATCTTAAGGTATCATATCACCATTAAATACCAGTAACCAAAAATGCATGTTCAAAACTGTTTTTATATTGCAACTGCATTTTTTAGCTGATGATTTCATTCATAGCTTGCATTGTTAATGTCTTTTTGCAACTTATTATAGATTAGAGTTGAGTTTTTTTTACTGTTCTAGAAAATAGTCTTTTGTAAGAGAAAGTGGttgttctttttatttatttcaaaacagtacAAGTGTACACAAGAtgcaaaattttgttcattgttgGAAGCTATTGTGTTTGCTTCTTGTTAGCTAGTTTGTTTATGTATTAATTAGTACCAGTTTTTATGATCTCAATTATATTATTAACACacttgatattattttttatttagtcGTTTATGTTCTGGTCAAAGTTTTTGTTGTCACTTTCTTTCGTCCAGGTTGTTACATTTTTTGTAGCCTTTTCATGtacaataaattttgtttgttgaaaatttgtgtttatttttaattcttttgagaACCACTTGCAATTAAATAATCATGATTATCTTCATGAACTGAGTGTAGATAAGATGTATAATTCCAGTTAGGAAAAAAAATCTCCAGcttattttttaccttaaaattTTGCAGTTTCTATCGGATGAGCATGATCTTACttgtacatttaaaatatccATTTCCATTTTATTGTGTGGCCCCTtcaaatcatataaactaatgcattaagttttaattcaatacaattaaaaaaaaatcaaattggttTGAAATACCAGGGATGTATGTCCCTGGAAATACATTATGTCCAAGAGAGCAATGATGAGCTGAACTTCATACTATGTCAATGGTCATACAATTACTGTTGCAAATACTGATTTCTTAATAGTAAAATCTAAACTTCAAAACGTGCTGCTGAAAATACCATAGAAATGAGTACAACCAACtcataattttctttttggTAATGTGTTTCTCAATTAtgtttttgcggcccatttgacgcttgtgtcaatatgttttcttgtttaaatgTTGATGTACGAAATATTATCAAAGCGTACGTCAATATAACAGTTCGAAATTACACCAGGTGGTGGTCTGAACTAAAcaggaagaagaagaagaattatTCGACTACAGAGAAGAAACGGTGAAGAAATccctattacatgtacaagttatttttccaaaaaaatgaGTCAAAGGTTAACTCGTACGCAATGCGTACACAGGTGATGTACACATTTTGTATGAGGGCTGTTCGATAATTATTGAGACATGTACTCCTACTTCTCGAGGTTTAAGGACTATGCTGGaggctcttttgaaaaaaaaccttctaTCATTGTAATATTACAAAAGATCTAATGTTTGTTGACTCTTTCCTCGTACGGGTTATCTAATAGCCCGTGACGTCACCACGCGGGAATCTGCACGAAGTAGGTCCTACCGACTGCAGCCAGCGAGTGAAGACGTATGACGTGCTAGACTGTCAAGCTCAGCGGTTCCCACGGATTATCAGTGACAGTGGCTGAGAGATCATTTAAAAGGTAGTTCCTGGAAGAGATCATGgataaatttaaaagataagccTCTCGGGTTTGTTAAGTTTTTTCATTATATGACTGCGAGAGGTCTATGCAAGGCCAGTT encodes:
- the LOC105337274 gene encoding uncharacterized protein, with protein sequence MSQESSDETLTVTLKVLKKSKELQSYCNKTSNRTMHFFNVIGGNGTETYKIRIYQKARFDMIKEGMSFKFQNALKKTGNELWVTSKSIIAYAASVETSEDIQVPNLPENAPQQGERKLLKDALQSPDKSEVTGKIFKVSPLKYRQEGSLAVKSIMIKDTSSVAKVCLFNKNALSPFNVGDTVKVTNVYPKVFQTRKQLTTCPTSSCEFVADNKVNLSDEDFGFANLDPDFSEELENTTPEEIVLTDFTDVDVYICCDNAACRQKKYVEGECPVCQRTSSSSKTFRVNFLFKRGEKKDLKTTVFKSMLEIILQEELIGADSNVDHEATYQI